The Microcebus murinus isolate Inina chromosome 1, M.murinus_Inina_mat1.0, whole genome shotgun sequence genome includes a region encoding these proteins:
- the PAQR9 gene encoding membrane progestin receptor epsilon isoform X1, with product MERLLGGAGPLLNLQRRPWRGHKGSDGGQPGLPSAREQAPEVACAHPSRTPGTMPRRLQPRGAGTKGPPATAPAASAAARHSHPAASGDPPASAKPLLRWDEVPDDFVECFILSGYRRLPCTAQECLASVLKPTNETLNFWTHFIPLLLFLSKFCRLFFLSGGDVPFHHPWLLPLWCYASGVLLTFAMSCTAHVFSCLSLRLRAVFFYLDYASISYYGFGSTVAYYYYLLPGLSLLDARVMTPYVQQRLGWHVDCTHLIAAYRALVLPVAFVLAVACTVACCKSRTDWCHYPFALRTFVFVMPLSMACPIMLESWLFDLRGENPTLFVHFYRRYFWLVVAAFFNVSKIPERIQPGLFDIIGHSHQLFHIFTFLSIYDQVYYVEEGLRQFLQAPPAAPTFSGTVGYMLLLVVCLGLVIRKFLNSSEICSKK from the exons ATG gaacgGCTGCTCGGAGGCGCAGGTCCTCTCCTGAACCTGCAAAGACGCCCCTGGCGCGGGCACAAAGGCtccgacggcggccagccgggtCTACCAAGCGCCCGGGAGCAGGCGCCAGAGGTCGCTTGCGCGCACCCCAGCCGAACCCCGGGCACCATGCCGCGGCGCCTGCAGCCTCGGGGCGCGGGCACAAAGGGCCCTCCCGCCACGGCCCCGGCAGCTTCGGCGGCTGCCCGGCACTCCCACCCTGCCGCCTCTGGGGACCCCCCAGCGTCGGCCAAGCCGCTGCTGCGCTGGGACGAGGTGCCTGACGACTTCGTGGAGTGCTTCATCCTGTCGGGCTACCGGCGTCTGCCGTGCACGGCCCAGGAGTGCCTAGCCTCGGTGCTGAAGCCTACCAATGAGACGCTCAACTTCTGGACGCACTTCATCCCGCTGCTGCTGTTCCTGAGCAAGTTCTGCCGTCTGTTTTTCCTGAGCGGCGGCGACGTGCCCTTCCACCACCCCTGGCTGCTGCCGCTGTGGTGCTATGCGTCGGGCGTGCTGCTGACCTTCGCCATGAGCTGCACGGCGCACGTGTTCAGCTGCCTGTCGCTGCGCCTGCGTGCCGTCTTCTTCTACCTGGACTACGCGTCCATCAGCTACTACGGCTTCGGCAGCACCGTGGCCTACTACTACTACCTGCTGCCTGGCCTGAGCCTACTGGATGCCAGGGTCATGACCCCATATGTGCAACAGCGCCTGGGCTGGCATGTGGACTGCACGCACCTCATCGCTGCCTACCGTGCTCTGGTGCTGCCTGTCGCCTTCGTGCTGGCGGTGGCCTGCACCGTGGCCTGCTGCAAGAGCCGCACCGACTGGTGCCACTACCCGTTCGCGTTGCGCACCTTCGTCTTCGTCATGCCGCTCAGCATGGCCTGTCCCATTATGCTGGAGAGCTGGCTCTTCGACTTGCGTGGTGAGAACCCCACTCTCTTCGTGCACTTCTACCGCCGCTACTTCTGGCTGGTGGTGGCCGCCTTCTTCAACGTGAGCAAGATCCCTGAGCGCATCCAGCCAGGCCTCTTTGACATCATCGGCCACAGCCACCAGCTCTTCCATATCTTCACCTTCCTCAGCATTTACGACCAGGTGTACTATGTGGAGGAGGGCCTGCGCCAGTTCCTCCAGGCTCCGCCTGCTGCGCCCACCTTCTCAGGCACCGTGGGCTACATGCTGCTGCTAGTGGTCTGCCTGGGGCTAGTCATCAGGAAATTCCTAAACAGCTCCGAAATCTGCAGTAAAAAGTGA
- the PAQR9 gene encoding membrane progestin receptor epsilon isoform X2, protein MPRRLQPRGAGTKGPPATAPAASAAARHSHPAASGDPPASAKPLLRWDEVPDDFVECFILSGYRRLPCTAQECLASVLKPTNETLNFWTHFIPLLLFLSKFCRLFFLSGGDVPFHHPWLLPLWCYASGVLLTFAMSCTAHVFSCLSLRLRAVFFYLDYASISYYGFGSTVAYYYYLLPGLSLLDARVMTPYVQQRLGWHVDCTHLIAAYRALVLPVAFVLAVACTVACCKSRTDWCHYPFALRTFVFVMPLSMACPIMLESWLFDLRGENPTLFVHFYRRYFWLVVAAFFNVSKIPERIQPGLFDIIGHSHQLFHIFTFLSIYDQVYYVEEGLRQFLQAPPAAPTFSGTVGYMLLLVVCLGLVIRKFLNSSEICSKK, encoded by the coding sequence ATGCCGCGGCGCCTGCAGCCTCGGGGCGCGGGCACAAAGGGCCCTCCCGCCACGGCCCCGGCAGCTTCGGCGGCTGCCCGGCACTCCCACCCTGCCGCCTCTGGGGACCCCCCAGCGTCGGCCAAGCCGCTGCTGCGCTGGGACGAGGTGCCTGACGACTTCGTGGAGTGCTTCATCCTGTCGGGCTACCGGCGTCTGCCGTGCACGGCCCAGGAGTGCCTAGCCTCGGTGCTGAAGCCTACCAATGAGACGCTCAACTTCTGGACGCACTTCATCCCGCTGCTGCTGTTCCTGAGCAAGTTCTGCCGTCTGTTTTTCCTGAGCGGCGGCGACGTGCCCTTCCACCACCCCTGGCTGCTGCCGCTGTGGTGCTATGCGTCGGGCGTGCTGCTGACCTTCGCCATGAGCTGCACGGCGCACGTGTTCAGCTGCCTGTCGCTGCGCCTGCGTGCCGTCTTCTTCTACCTGGACTACGCGTCCATCAGCTACTACGGCTTCGGCAGCACCGTGGCCTACTACTACTACCTGCTGCCTGGCCTGAGCCTACTGGATGCCAGGGTCATGACCCCATATGTGCAACAGCGCCTGGGCTGGCATGTGGACTGCACGCACCTCATCGCTGCCTACCGTGCTCTGGTGCTGCCTGTCGCCTTCGTGCTGGCGGTGGCCTGCACCGTGGCCTGCTGCAAGAGCCGCACCGACTGGTGCCACTACCCGTTCGCGTTGCGCACCTTCGTCTTCGTCATGCCGCTCAGCATGGCCTGTCCCATTATGCTGGAGAGCTGGCTCTTCGACTTGCGTGGTGAGAACCCCACTCTCTTCGTGCACTTCTACCGCCGCTACTTCTGGCTGGTGGTGGCCGCCTTCTTCAACGTGAGCAAGATCCCTGAGCGCATCCAGCCAGGCCTCTTTGACATCATCGGCCACAGCCACCAGCTCTTCCATATCTTCACCTTCCTCAGCATTTACGACCAGGTGTACTATGTGGAGGAGGGCCTGCGCCAGTTCCTCCAGGCTCCGCCTGCTGCGCCCACCTTCTCAGGCACCGTGGGCTACATGCTGCTGCTAGTGGTCTGCCTGGGGCTAGTCATCAGGAAATTCCTAAACAGCTCCGAAATCTGCAGTAAAAAGTGA